One window of the Perca flavescens isolate YP-PL-M2 chromosome 5, PFLA_1.0, whole genome shotgun sequence genome contains the following:
- the tars1 gene encoding threonine--tRNA ligase 1, cytoplasmic — protein MADQTVVEKMSELQVDEKKKGGTESGKDGGKKKAKSAAGDSGSRAELTPAPQYIDERLTLYAKLKAEHEALMAERAAKNSRSIKVTLPDGKVVDAESWKTTPYQVACGISQGLADNTVIAKVNNGVWDLDRPLEDDCSLQLLKFDDEEAQAVYWHSSAHILGEAMERVYGGCLCYGPPIENGFYYDMFLENNEGVSSNDFPCLETLCKKIIKEKQPFERLEIKKETLLEMFKYNKFKCRILNEKVTTPTTTVYRCGPLIDLCRGPHVRHTGKIKALKIHKNSSTYWEGKADMETLQRIYGISFPDPKMLKEWEKFQEEAKNRDHRKLGREQDLFFFHDLSPGSCFFMPKGAFIYNTLIEFIRSEYRKRGFQEVVTPNIYNSKLWQTSGHWQHYSDNMFSFEAEKETFALKPMNCPGHCLMFDHRPRSWRELPLRMADFGVLHRNELSGALTGLTRVRRFQQDDAHIFCTMDQIEEEIKGCLDFLRTVYEVFGFTFKLNLSTRPEKFLGDPDVWDQAEKQLENSLNDFGEKWILNPGDGAFYGPKIDIQIKDAIGRYHQCATIQLDFQLPIRFNLTFVSHDGDDKKRPVIIHRAILGSVERMIAILTESYGGKWPLWLSPHQVMVVPVGPTCEDYAQKVKQDFHNNGFMTDVDLDPGCTLNKKIRNAQLAQYNFILVVGEKEKTSNTVNVRTRDNKVHGERTVEECIERLKQLKTCRSRNAEEDF, from the exons ATGGCTGACCAAACTGTCGTGGAGAAAATGAGCGAATTGCAAGTGGAcgagaaaaaaaag GGAGGAACTGAAAGTGGTAAAGATGGAGGAAAAAAGAAGGCTAAAAGTGCTGCTGGGGACTCTGGAAGTAGGGCAGAG CTGACACCAGCACCCCAGTACATTGATGAGCGTCTGACTTTGTACGCTAAGCTGAAAGCTGAGCATGAAGCTCTCATGGCAGAGAGGGCTGCGAAGAACAGCCGTTCCATCAAGGTGACTCTGCCCGATGGAAAGGTGGTGGATGCCGAGTCCTGGAAGACTACACCGTACCAAGTGGCCTGTGGAATCAG TCAAGGCCTCGCCGACAACACAGTGATTGCTAAAGTGAACAACGGTGTATGGGATCTGGACAGGCCACTGGAGGACGACTGCAGCCTTCAGTTGCTCAAGTTTGATGATGAGGAGGCCCAAGCT GTTTACTGGCACTCCAGTGCCCATATCTTAGGTGAAGCCATGGAGAGGGTGTATGGAGGCTGCCTCTGCTACGGTCCCCCCATTGAGAACGGGTTCTACTACGACATGTTCCTGGAGAACAATGA GGGCGTATCGAGCAATGACTTTCCATGTCTGGAGACCTTGTGCAAAAAAATTATCAAGGAGAAGCAGCCATTTGAGAGGCTCGAGATAAAGAAGGAAACTCTGTTGGAAATGTTTAAG TACAACAAGTTTAAGTGCCGCATTCTGAATGAGAAGGTTACCACTCCCACCACCACGGTTTACAG GTGTGGTCCCTTAATTGACTTGTGTCGCGGGCCCCATGTGAGACATACAGGGAAAATCAAGGCACTTAAGATCCATAAG AATTCGTCTACATACTGGGAGGGAAAGGCGGACATGGAAACCCTCCAGAGGATCTACGGAATCTCCTTCCCTGACCCCAAAATGCTCAAAGAGTGGGAGAAGTTTCAGGAGGAAGCCAAGAACAGAGATCACCGCAAACTGGGCCGG gagcAGGACCTGTTCTTCTTCCATGACCTGAGCCCAGGAAGCTGCTTCTTTATGCCTAAGGGAGCCTTCATCTACAACACCCTGATTGAGTTCATCAGA AGTGAGTACAGGAAGAGAGGTTTCCAGGAGGTGGTGACACCCAACATCTACAATAGTAAGCTGTGGCAGACCTCCGGCCATTGGCAGCACTACAGCGACAACATGTTCTCCTTCGAGGCAGAGAAGGAGACCTTTGCCCTTAAACCCATGAATTGCCCGGGACACTG CCTGATGTTTGATCACCGTCCACGCTCCTGGAGAGAGTTGCCCCTTCGCATGGCCGATTTTGGCGTTCTGCACAGGAACGAGCTGTCAGGAGCCCTGACAGGCCTCACCCGTGTCCGCCGCTTCCAGCAGGATGATGCTCATATCTTCTGCACCATGGACCAG ATTGAGGAGGAGATCAAGGGCTGCCTGGATTTCCTGCGGACTGTGTATGAGGTGTTTGGCTTCACTTTCAAACTCAACCTCTCCACAAGACCAGAGAAGTTCCTGGGGGACCCGGATGTCTGGGACCAAGCAGAAAAG caACTGGAGAACAGCTTGAATGACTTTGGGGAGAAATGGATTCTCAATCCCGGTGATGGAGCTTTTTATGGACCAAAG ATTGACATTCAGATCAAGGATGCCATCGGTCGGTACCATCAGTGTGCCACAATTCAGCTTGATTTCCAGCTTCCGATCCGCTTCAATCTCACCTTTGTCAG TCATGATGGCGACGACAAGAAGAGACCAGTGATCATCCACAGAGCTATCCTGGGATCAGTAGAGAGGATGATCGCTATCCTGACTGAAAGCTACGGAGGCAAATG GCCACTGTGGCTCTCTCCTCATCAAGTGATGGTTGTACCTGTCGGACCGACCTGTGAGGACTACGCTCAGAAG GTCAAGCAGGACTTCCACAACAACGGCTTCATGACTGATGTGGATCTCGACCCCGGCTGCACTCTGAACAAAAAGATCAGAAATGCACAGCTGGCGCAGTACAACTTTATCCTGG TGGtgggagagaaggagaagacGAGTAACACCGTGAATGTACGCACCCGAGATAACAAAGTCCACGGTGAGCGCACTGTGGAGGAGTGCATTGAGCGTCTGAAACAACTCAAGACCTGCAGGAGTCGAAATGCTGAAGAGGACTTCTGA